The following proteins are co-located in the Lycium ferocissimum isolate CSIRO_LF1 unplaced genomic scaffold, AGI_CSIRO_Lferr_CH_V1 ctg16469, whole genome shotgun sequence genome:
- the LOC132042595 gene encoding calcium-binding protein PBP1-like, translating to MAAIHDEDPFGFEDYFPSMIKTLGVERFMEELCHGFFLLMDVRVGLITFERLKRNAMLMGLHELRDDELVCMLAEGDLDGDGALNQMEFCTLMFRLSPGLFMDGSKPDRVPIISQSDFSLVSGGTN from the coding sequence ATGGCAGCTATTCATGATGAGGACCCTTTTGGTTTTGAAGATTACTTTCCTTCAATGATTAAAACATTAGGGGTTGAAAGGTTCATGGAGGAACTATGCCATGGTTTTTTCTTGCTAATGGATGTACGTGTAGGGCTCATTACATTTGAAAGGTTGAAGAGGAACGCAATGTTGATGGGGTTGCATGAATTGAGAGATGATGAGCTTGTTTGCATGTTGGCTGAAGGAGATTTGGATGGAGATGGAGCTCTTAATCAGATGGAGTTTTGTACGCTCATGTTTAGATTGAGTCCTGGATTATTTATGGATGGATCCAAGCCGGATCGAGTACCAATCATCTCTCAATCTGATTTTTCTTTAGTTTCGGGTGGtacaaattaa